In Terriglobus sp. TAA 43, a single window of DNA contains:
- a CDS encoding DUF58 domain-containing protein, with amino-acid sequence MQRFLQPAVLSAISSLDLLAKTVVDGFVAGLHRSPDFGFSQEFAEYRAYAPGDDLRHVDWNLYGRTDRTYIKRYRGETNSQLTVLLDASNSMQLANADVSKMDYARYLAASLFYLAIKRQRDAAGLIVFDDEVREYVRPSARAGQMARLLAGLEHAEPRARTDFGKPLHHFQQLLHRRGIAVVVSDFYEEPELIVKMIEPLRFHGNEVVLFHVLDPQEVRMELKSASVLVDLETDQRIEVIPEYAKTTYRQKMQTHIEALQSKARAAGLGYRLLLTDQPLDHALREYLTLRQMGNV; translated from the coding sequence TTGCAACGATTCCTACAACCCGCGGTGTTATCGGCTATCTCTTCGCTGGATTTGTTGGCGAAGACGGTGGTGGATGGTTTTGTGGCTGGACTGCACCGGTCACCGGACTTCGGCTTCTCGCAGGAGTTTGCGGAGTATCGCGCGTATGCGCCGGGCGATGATCTGCGGCATGTGGACTGGAACCTGTATGGGCGCACGGATCGCACGTACATCAAGCGTTATCGCGGCGAGACGAATTCGCAGTTAACCGTGCTGCTGGATGCGAGCAACAGTATGCAACTGGCGAACGCAGATGTTTCCAAGATGGATTATGCGCGATATCTCGCAGCGTCGTTGTTTTATTTGGCAATCAAACGGCAGCGCGACGCCGCGGGACTGATCGTCTTCGATGATGAGGTGCGCGAATACGTGCGGCCTTCCGCGCGAGCAGGGCAGATGGCGCGATTGCTGGCTGGATTGGAGCATGCGGAGCCACGTGCGCGCACCGACTTTGGCAAGCCGCTGCATCACTTTCAGCAGTTGCTGCATCGGCGAGGTATTGCGGTGGTGGTTTCGGACTTTTATGAAGAACCGGAACTAATTGTGAAGATGATTGAACCGCTGCGCTTTCACGGAAATGAGGTGGTGCTGTTTCACGTGTTGGATCCACAGGAAGTGCGGATGGAGTTGAAGTCGGCTTCGGTGCTTGTTGATCTTGAGACGGATCAGCGCATTGAAGTGATCCCGGAATATGCGAAGACGACTTATCGGCAGAAGATGCAGACGCATATCGAAGCGCTGCAGTCGAAGGCGCGCGCTGCGGGATTGGGCTATCGACTGTTGTTGACGGATCAGCCCCTGGATCATGCGTTGCGAGAGTACCTAACGTTGCGCCAGATGGGGAACGTATGA
- a CDS encoding glutamine amidotransferase, producing the protein MFPLLFKYPSTVFAKGHLVFLSRWPVWLLPLLVVLVVLGLGVLIRYRLQQIKPYRNQTPAMTHRRAWSVWALQSALVTLILLLLWQPALSVAELSSQQNIIAVVVDDSRSMATADADGKPRIDVALNALRGGVLDGLNKRFHTRLYTLDSKLTKIDSLNGMAAAGSATHLGDGLQQLATETADLPVGAVVLLTDGSENAAGLGGSGISLAAMQALRNRRLPVHTVAFGSDKPLHDLEMEDVSVAPNAVVNARTTASLTFVQHGYANQQATLTIRDGDRTLAAKSITLQRDGVMQTEPLFFSAGDAGARTLVFSVEPFADESNAKNNALTRPVLVRDAKRRILYVEGEPRWQFRFLRRAEEDDPSVQIVSMLRTSENKIYRQGISGPDELADGFPTKAEDLFAYSGIIIGSVAADYFTPAQQELIREYVDRRGGGVLFLGGRQSLSDGGWTASSLNELMPTFLPAGTNHFKRNAALVNLTDAGVASPTTRLLEDPQKNAERWRKLTYLADFEDPGSAKPGATVLAEMSSGGKRMPFLITQNYGNGRTAILASGGTWRWQMSEALGDPSHNLFFQQLLRWLVADTPGAVSVNTSARTLSDTGRIDITATVHDKQFQPARDAHVMAHVTGPAGVDAALEMKPSQETPGLYTASYTAEKAGPYLTEVTATSDKDELGRDTATFQREDGVAEAFHTEANPKLLEQLARDTGGSAWAGNDLKNLPQDISYSEAGISVRSIKELWNMPIVFVLLLALPLAEWLMRRKWGVV; encoded by the coding sequence ATGTTTCCGCTGCTCTTCAAGTATCCGAGTACGGTGTTTGCGAAGGGACACCTTGTGTTCCTGTCGCGGTGGCCTGTGTGGCTGCTGCCGTTGCTTGTGGTGTTGGTGGTGCTTGGTCTTGGCGTGTTGATTCGGTATCGTCTGCAACAGATCAAGCCGTATAGGAACCAAACTCCGGCCATGACGCATCGTCGTGCATGGAGTGTGTGGGCGTTGCAGTCGGCTTTGGTAACGCTGATTCTTCTGTTGCTATGGCAACCTGCGCTGTCCGTTGCGGAACTGAGTTCGCAGCAGAACATCATTGCGGTGGTCGTCGATGATTCGCGTTCCATGGCGACAGCGGATGCGGATGGAAAGCCGCGTATCGATGTTGCGCTGAATGCGTTGCGCGGCGGTGTGCTGGACGGTTTGAACAAACGTTTTCACACACGGCTTTACACGCTAGATAGCAAGTTGACGAAGATCGATTCGTTGAACGGCATGGCTGCTGCGGGAAGTGCAACGCATCTGGGCGATGGATTGCAGCAACTTGCCACGGAGACTGCGGATTTGCCGGTGGGTGCCGTTGTTCTGCTAACGGATGGCAGTGAGAACGCTGCAGGGCTTGGCGGTAGCGGGATATCGCTGGCGGCGATGCAGGCTTTGCGCAATCGCAGATTGCCGGTGCATACCGTTGCGTTTGGCTCTGACAAGCCGCTGCACGATCTTGAGATGGAAGATGTCAGTGTTGCACCGAATGCAGTGGTGAATGCGCGCACCACCGCCTCGCTGACTTTTGTGCAGCACGGCTATGCGAATCAACAGGCGACGTTGACGATTCGTGACGGCGATCGAACACTTGCGGCGAAGAGCATTACGCTGCAACGCGATGGTGTGATGCAGACAGAGCCACTATTCTTCTCCGCTGGCGATGCGGGGGCCCGAACACTGGTGTTTTCCGTGGAGCCATTCGCGGATGAAAGCAACGCGAAGAATAATGCGTTGACGCGGCCCGTCCTGGTGCGTGATGCGAAGCGCCGCATCTTGTATGTGGAAGGCGAGCCGCGATGGCAGTTCCGCTTTCTGCGTCGTGCTGAAGAAGATGACCCTTCTGTGCAGATTGTCTCGATGCTACGCACCAGCGAGAACAAGATCTATCGGCAGGGCATCAGTGGTCCAGATGAGCTTGCCGACGGATTTCCCACAAAGGCGGAAGACCTGTTTGCCTATAGCGGCATCATCATTGGTTCGGTTGCCGCAGACTACTTCACGCCTGCGCAGCAGGAGTTGATTCGTGAGTATGTGGATCGACGCGGTGGGGGCGTTCTGTTTCTTGGCGGACGGCAGTCATTGAGTGATGGCGGATGGACCGCGTCGAGTCTGAATGAGTTGATGCCCACGTTTCTTCCTGCCGGAACGAATCATTTCAAACGCAATGCGGCTTTGGTCAACCTGACGGATGCGGGTGTAGCGTCACCGACGACGCGGCTGTTGGAAGATCCGCAGAAAAATGCAGAGCGTTGGAGAAAGTTGACGTACCTCGCGGATTTTGAAGATCCCGGCAGTGCGAAGCCGGGGGCAACTGTGCTTGCGGAGATGAGCAGCGGCGGAAAGCGTATGCCGTTTCTCATCACGCAGAACTATGGCAATGGGCGCACCGCGATTCTGGCCAGCGGTGGCACATGGCGATGGCAGATGAGTGAAGCACTGGGTGATCCGTCGCACAATCTGTTCTTTCAGCAGTTGCTACGTTGGTTGGTGGCGGATACGCCCGGTGCGGTGAGCGTGAACACATCGGCGCGCACGTTGTCCGATACAGGGCGCATCGACATTACGGCAACGGTGCATGACAAGCAGTTTCAACCGGCGCGCGATGCGCACGTGATGGCGCATGTGACGGGACCTGCAGGTGTGGATGCCGCGTTGGAGATGAAGCCTTCGCAGGAGACGCCGGGCTTGTACACCGCAAGTTATACGGCGGAGAAGGCTGGGCCCTATCTCACGGAAGTTACGGCAACCTCTGACAAGGATGAGCTTGGGCGCGATACCGCAACGTTTCAGCGTGAGGACGGTGTTGCGGAGGCGTTTCACACTGAGGCAAATCCGAAGCTGTTGGAGCAGCTTGCGCGCGATACTGGCGGCAGTGCTTGGGCAGGGAATGACCTGAAGAATCTGCCGCAGGATATTTCGTATTCCGAAGCGGGCATCTCTGTTCGTTCGATCAAAGAGCTTTGGAATATGCCGATTGTGTTTGTGCTGCTGCTGGCGCTTCCGTTGGCGGAATGGTTGATGCGCAGGAAATGGGGTGTCGTATGA
- a CDS encoding multicopper oxidase family protein, which yields MDRRHLLKMGSLAALGHLARPVPLFAQQPKADFELHIAPVQVDLDQQRSISTIGYNGSAPGPLLRMKAGKPVTVDIFNETDTPELVHWHGMIIPAEADGTEEEQSPFVPPHGHRRVTFTPGPSGLRWYHSHAMAMDDLHKGGYTGQFGLVYVEDGNDKGSYDQELFLTLRDWEPFFSGSMEDDDDDTHDAPMLEKPPKINTDPNGLEVVSVAYSINDKALGAGDPIRVKQGQKLLIHFCNASPIENRRVALAGHTMRVIGLDGNPVPRPAERASVFLGAGERADVEVIMNNPGVWILGGTEKMVREGGLGCIIEYAGQKGQPKWIDPKKELWDYTPFALPQSTQPAPKNVIDMHFEKLPRGMGKFNVWTINGKPYPHENEYVQQRGERYRLIMRNWTDDAHPMHLHRHLWEVVEMNGKKMGGLMKDTVVVPYYGRAVVDFTADQSGLSLFHCHIQQHMDYGFKALFRTT from the coding sequence TTGGACCGGCGCCACCTTCTGAAGATGGGCTCGCTCGCCGCACTCGGCCATCTGGCGCGGCCGGTACCCCTGTTCGCACAGCAGCCCAAAGCCGACTTCGAACTCCATATCGCGCCCGTGCAGGTTGACCTGGATCAGCAACGGTCCATCTCCACCATCGGCTACAACGGCTCAGCGCCCGGCCCTTTGCTTCGGATGAAGGCAGGCAAGCCTGTCACGGTCGACATCTTTAACGAAACTGACACACCTGAGCTGGTCCATTGGCACGGCATGATCATCCCTGCGGAGGCCGACGGCACCGAGGAAGAACAATCGCCCTTCGTTCCGCCACATGGACATCGCCGCGTCACGTTTACGCCCGGCCCATCCGGCCTGCGCTGGTACCACTCGCACGCCATGGCCATGGACGACCTGCACAAAGGCGGCTACACCGGTCAGTTCGGCCTCGTCTACGTGGAAGACGGCAACGACAAAGGCAGTTACGACCAGGAACTGTTCCTTACCCTGCGCGACTGGGAGCCATTCTTCTCCGGCAGCATGGAGGACGATGACGACGACACCCACGACGCCCCCATGCTCGAAAAGCCGCCGAAGATTAACACCGATCCCAACGGGCTGGAAGTTGTTTCCGTCGCCTACAGCATCAACGACAAAGCGTTAGGCGCAGGCGATCCCATCCGAGTGAAACAGGGGCAGAAGCTGCTGATTCACTTCTGTAATGCCAGCCCCATTGAGAATCGTCGCGTGGCGCTCGCGGGTCACACCATGCGTGTCATCGGCCTCGACGGCAACCCGGTGCCCCGTCCTGCTGAACGCGCCAGCGTCTTTCTCGGCGCAGGTGAACGCGCCGACGTGGAAGTCATCATGAACAACCCCGGCGTCTGGATTCTGGGCGGCACGGAAAAGATGGTCCGTGAAGGTGGCCTCGGTTGCATCATCGAGTACGCCGGGCAAAAGGGCCAGCCTAAATGGATTGATCCTAAGAAAGAGCTTTGGGATTACACCCCTTTTGCCCTGCCGCAATCCACGCAACCCGCGCCGAAGAACGTCATCGACATGCACTTTGAGAAGCTGCCGCGCGGCATGGGCAAATTCAACGTGTGGACCATCAACGGCAAGCCCTACCCACACGAAAACGAATACGTACAGCAACGTGGCGAGCGCTACCGTCTCATCATGCGCAACTGGACCGACGACGCGCACCCCATGCACCTGCACCGACACCTGTGGGAAGTCGTCGAGATGAACGGCAAAAAAATGGGAGGCCTCATGAAAGACACGGTTGTCGTCCCCTACTACGGTCGCGCCGTCGTCGACTTCACGGCGGACCAGTCCGGACTTTCGCTCTTCCACTGCCACATCCAGCAACACATGGACTACGGCTTCAAGGCCCTCTTCCGCACCACATAG
- a CDS encoding DUF4159 domain-containing protein, translating into MKLSRIALIAALCGAVCAVGVRAWQRVGNFGFGSDDSPSNVKSEFYWSRLSYASSLSSYGGYGGGYFGRYSWARDYPKADRQFLIAMHRLTRIDGRPYEQVVNLDSDEIFNYPWIYAVQVQTWSLTDDEAKRLHDYLLKGGFLMVDDFHGTDDWDNFMRGMRQVLPDSPVEDLQSNDEIFHTLYDVDDKMQIPGEHYIRTHRTYEKDGYQPKWRAIRDKDGRIMVAICHNMHLGDAWEWADDPYYPEPFASMAFRVGLDYILYGMTH; encoded by the coding sequence ATGAAGCTTTCGCGCATTGCATTGATAGCCGCCCTGTGCGGAGCCGTGTGTGCTGTTGGAGTGCGTGCGTGGCAGCGCGTGGGCAACTTTGGCTTTGGTAGCGATGACTCACCTTCCAATGTAAAGTCAGAGTTTTACTGGTCGCGGCTGTCGTATGCGTCGTCCCTGTCCAGCTACGGCGGTTATGGTGGCGGCTACTTCGGGCGCTACTCCTGGGCGCGCGATTATCCCAAGGCAGACCGGCAGTTTCTGATCGCAATGCATCGGCTGACGCGCATTGATGGGCGTCCGTATGAGCAGGTGGTCAACCTGGATTCCGACGAGATTTTCAACTATCCGTGGATTTATGCAGTGCAGGTGCAGACGTGGAGCCTCACAGATGATGAGGCGAAGCGGCTGCACGACTATCTGCTGAAGGGTGGCTTCCTGATGGTGGATGACTTCCACGGCACCGACGATTGGGACAACTTCATGCGCGGCATGCGGCAGGTGCTGCCGGATAGTCCCGTGGAAGATCTGCAATCGAACGATGAAATCTTTCACACGCTGTACGACGTGGATGACAAGATGCAGATTCCCGGCGAGCACTATATCCGCACGCATCGCACGTATGAAAAGGATGGCTATCAGCCGAAGTGGCGAGCCATTCGCGATAAGGATGGCCGCATTATGGTGGCCATTTGCCACAACATGCATCTGGGTGATGCTTGGGAGTGGGCCGACGATCCTTACTATCCTGAACCGTTTGCCTCCATGGCATTTCGCGTGGGGTTGGACTACATCCTGTATGGCATGACGCACTGA
- a CDS encoding MoxR family ATPase, protein MAFTDLPPDAAQLQQRIERFHAVRESIVQQVRQVIVGQDDVIEQVLIALFVGGHCLLTGMPGTAKTLMVRTVAEALGLEFRRIQFTPDLMPSDITGTDIIEEDASTGHRRWTFVQGPIFGNVILADEINRTPPKTQAALLEAMQERSCTVRGHIYKLPSPFFVLATQNPIELEGTYPLPEAQLDRFLFNAVLDYLSPEDELKVVDLTTATRIPKISAVTTAEELLDFQKLVREVPISETLARYVVDLVRATRHKSDNAPEFVKKYVSYGGSIRAAQFIVLAAKARALSRKRYHVSQEDLTAVTIPVLRHRILLNFHAESERMDADNILTRLIATVPRPKE, encoded by the coding sequence ATGGCCTTCACCGATCTTCCACCGGATGCAGCACAACTTCAGCAGCGCATTGAACGATTTCATGCCGTGCGTGAGAGCATTGTCCAGCAGGTTCGCCAGGTCATCGTCGGGCAGGACGATGTGATCGAGCAGGTGCTCATTGCACTGTTTGTTGGCGGCCATTGTCTGTTGACAGGCATGCCCGGAACCGCGAAGACATTGATGGTGCGCACCGTCGCGGAGGCACTTGGGCTGGAGTTTCGACGCATTCAATTCACGCCTGACTTGATGCCGTCAGACATCACGGGCACGGACATTATTGAAGAGGATGCATCGACGGGGCATCGTCGTTGGACGTTTGTGCAGGGCCCAATTTTTGGCAATGTAATTCTTGCTGACGAAATCAACCGCACACCGCCGAAGACGCAGGCTGCGTTGCTAGAAGCGATGCAGGAACGTTCTTGCACGGTGCGCGGACATATCTACAAGCTGCCTTCGCCCTTCTTTGTATTGGCTACGCAAAACCCAATTGAACTGGAAGGAACGTATCCACTGCCCGAGGCACAGTTGGATCGTTTTCTCTTCAATGCGGTTTTGGATTATCTGAGTCCTGAAGATGAATTGAAAGTGGTAGACCTTACTACTGCGACGCGCATACCGAAGATCAGCGCAGTGACGACGGCCGAGGAGTTGCTTGATTTTCAGAAGCTGGTGCGTGAAGTTCCGATATCGGAAACTCTCGCGCGCTATGTGGTTGATCTCGTCCGTGCCACACGGCATAAGAGCGACAACGCGCCCGAGTTTGTGAAGAAGTATGTGAGTTATGGCGGAAGTATTCGTGCGGCGCAGTTTATTGTGCTTGCCGCGAAGGCGCGTGCATTGTCGCGCAAGCGGTATCACGTGTCACAAGAGGATCTTACGGCGGTGACGATTCCAGTACTGCGACATCGCATTCTGCTGAATTTTCATGCGGAATCGGAACGTATGGATGCGGACAACATTCTGACGCGATTGATTGCCACCGTGCCAAGGCCGAAGGAGTAG
- a CDS encoding tetratricopeptide repeat protein, translating into MKTLLAFALFVSAAHAVTPADCWKLVHNGQPARACFTQLTESSSAYDRAEGAWGLEDWQSANENFRDATASANSPAMYKVRWGMLLHERFNNADAAGLFREASQKDPNNAQAYLGLATVEAEDYSGNPNVSIAKALEHDPKLAAAHELAAKIALDNDNRELAEKEADAALALDSEATSAMATHAALELIADRPADAWIAKILAVNPHDGDAYMQMAHHLELHYRFNDAAAYYRKATEKQPELWAAHSALGVEEMRLGRAEAPQKELELAYNNSYRDPATVNSLRLLDSLAKFKTVKDASTVLILDPKESDLLAPYVQAELHTILATYSKKYAMELHGPVQVEMYPNHEDFAVRTMGMPGLGALGVTFGQVIAMDSPSGRKPGEFNWGATLWHEMSHAYIITATNQRVPRWFTEGLAVHEEGQRSAEWRDRVTPDILLAIRDKKLMPVDKLDRGFVHQEYPGQVLVSYFQAGAICDYISNTAGEAKLLDIVHAYAAGEDTKQALQSVLHLSTEEFDKQFFASIDKQYGNEAQGFDAWRAKLKALVASAEAKQYDDVIANAPAAIALYPEYTGDANAYELLADAQHAKGSAAEEAKALNAYMHAGGQQPELLKRLAAFQEKAGDSPAAIATLTRILYIYPVRDTELHKHLGSLLLAAKQYDGAVREYAAAVATRPLDMAGAQYDLASAYMAAGQRDKAQETVLLALEAVPDFRPAQKLLLELQQTK; encoded by the coding sequence ATGAAAACCTTGCTTGCCTTCGCTTTGTTCGTTTCCGCTGCGCACGCCGTAACACCGGCGGATTGCTGGAAGTTGGTGCATAACGGACAACCTGCGCGGGCTTGCTTTACCCAATTGACGGAGAGCAGCAGCGCCTATGACCGTGCAGAGGGTGCATGGGGACTGGAGGACTGGCAGAGCGCGAATGAGAATTTCCGCGATGCAACCGCGAGTGCGAATAGTCCTGCAATGTACAAAGTCCGCTGGGGCATGCTGCTGCATGAGCGATTCAACAATGCAGACGCCGCCGGCTTGTTCCGCGAGGCGTCGCAGAAAGACCCGAACAACGCGCAAGCGTATCTCGGGCTCGCAACTGTGGAGGCAGAGGATTACAGCGGCAATCCGAATGTTTCCATTGCAAAGGCGTTGGAGCATGATCCGAAGTTGGCCGCGGCGCATGAGCTTGCAGCAAAGATCGCGCTGGATAACGACAATCGTGAACTGGCCGAGAAAGAAGCAGACGCAGCGCTGGCACTTGACTCAGAAGCGACAAGCGCCATGGCGACACATGCTGCGCTGGAGTTGATTGCGGATCGTCCTGCAGATGCGTGGATCGCGAAGATTCTAGCAGTGAACCCGCACGATGGCGACGCGTACATGCAGATGGCGCATCATCTGGAGCTGCATTACCGGTTCAACGATGCCGCTGCGTACTACCGCAAGGCGACCGAGAAGCAGCCGGAATTATGGGCGGCACATTCGGCTTTGGGTGTGGAGGAGATGCGATTGGGGCGTGCGGAGGCGCCGCAGAAAGAACTGGAGCTTGCCTACAACAATAGCTATCGTGACCCCGCGACTGTAAATAGTTTGCGGCTGCTGGACTCGCTGGCGAAGTTCAAGACAGTGAAGGATGCGAGCACGGTGCTGATCCTTGATCCCAAGGAGAGTGATCTCTTGGCGCCGTATGTGCAGGCCGAGCTGCACACCATTCTCGCGACGTATTCGAAAAAGTACGCGATGGAGTTGCACGGGCCAGTGCAGGTGGAGATGTATCCCAACCATGAAGACTTTGCTGTGCGCACCATGGGCATGCCGGGATTGGGTGCGTTGGGCGTGACGTTTGGGCAGGTGATTGCGATGGATTCGCCATCGGGACGCAAGCCGGGTGAATTTAACTGGGGCGCAACGTTATGGCATGAGATGAGCCACGCGTACATCATCACTGCAACGAATCAACGTGTACCGAGATGGTTCACCGAAGGACTTGCGGTGCATGAAGAAGGGCAGCGTTCGGCGGAGTGGAGAGACCGCGTGACGCCGGATATTCTGCTGGCGATTCGCGATAAGAAGTTGATGCCGGTGGACAAGCTGGATCGTGGATTTGTGCACCAGGAATATCCGGGGCAAGTCCTGGTGAGCTATTTCCAGGCGGGCGCTATCTGCGATTACATCAGCAATACAGCAGGTGAGGCGAAGCTATTAGACATAGTGCATGCGTACGCCGCTGGGGAGGACACGAAGCAGGCGCTGCAGTCGGTGCTGCATCTTTCGACGGAAGAGTTTGACAAGCAGTTTTTTGCTTCGATCGATAAACAATATGGAAACGAAGCTCAGGGCTTTGATGCATGGCGCGCGAAGTTGAAGGCGCTGGTCGCCTCCGCTGAAGCAAAGCAGTATGACGATGTAATCGCAAATGCACCCGCGGCGATTGCGCTGTATCCCGAATATACCGGCGATGCGAATGCGTATGAATTGCTTGCAGATGCGCAGCATGCAAAAGGGAGTGCCGCGGAAGAAGCGAAGGCTTTGAATGCTTATATGCATGCAGGTGGCCAGCAACCGGAGCTGTTGAAGCGACTGGCGGCGTTCCAGGAGAAAGCAGGTGATTCGCCTGCTGCCATCGCAACCTTGACGCGCATCCTCTATATCTATCCGGTGCGCGATACGGAGTTGCACAAGCATCTTGGATCGCTGTTGCTTGCGGCGAAGCAGTATGACGGTGCGGTGCGTGAATATGCCGCAGCCGTCGCAACGCGTCCCCTCGATATGGCGGGCGCGCAGTATGACTTGGCATCTGCGTACATGGCTGCGGGACAACGGGATAAGGCGCAGGAGACTGTGTTGCTGGCTCTTGAAGCAGTTCCGGATTTTCGTCCTGCGCAGAAGCTCTTACTTGAATTGCAACAAACGAAGTGA
- a CDS encoding BatA and WFA domain-containing protein has translation MGFLAPWFLGGLLALGVPVFVHLLRRHVTVPRPVGSLMFFERGTQSSTKHRRLKYLLLFALRAALVLLVVLAFANPFMKRPAADPAGRLLMIVLDNSYSMRAGTRFDDAKHEALETLAKRSGSQRAQVIAVGGQVQVLTQVTDDGTQLRSALESVQPGDGHASYGELARTLRSLREGSRQPADLHLFSDVQKSAMPASFADMVMPPDVALTLHQVAKGSPTENWTVASVDAPAEIADVKDPKQSRARVTVTGFHARAAKKSVSLLVNGHIVATKQVDVPENGSATVEFAPLDVAYGFNRCEAHIDGRDSFAADDVSYFAIRRSDPEKVLFLHGIGDTRSEVYYGSALAAAARASFTLQSTSAAAANDLDPSRFAFVVLSDAVSLPSIFEHNLQDYVQKGGNVLIALGTAAGHHARVPLWGSDVKDTRSYNANAPATVGQVDFTHPALQDAQPGRDNGGWAEAKVFYAAQVDAANARVLARLNDGTPLLLDRAIGEGHVLLLTTGFDNLTNDLPLHPVFVAFVDRSARYLAGAERLAGSRVVDSFVTLRSGNASTANVEVIDPDAKRALSLEEARTAQTFRLERTGFYSVHFASGRDAVIGVNANRLESDLEPMPQDLQQLWAGSNSGEAQEKTAVAGDAKFQRVSLWWWVMLLALLVAIAETVLSGSYMATQREDA, from the coding sequence GTGGGATTTCTTGCGCCGTGGTTTCTGGGTGGATTGCTTGCGCTGGGTGTGCCTGTCTTTGTGCACCTGCTGCGGCGTCATGTCACGGTGCCGCGTCCTGTCGGATCGCTGATGTTCTTTGAGCGCGGTACGCAGAGTTCTACGAAGCATCGGCGCTTGAAGTATCTGTTGCTATTTGCGTTGCGTGCGGCATTGGTGCTGCTGGTGGTGCTGGCGTTTGCGAATCCATTTATGAAGCGGCCTGCAGCTGATCCCGCGGGGCGACTGCTGATGATTGTGCTGGATAACTCGTACAGCATGCGCGCCGGGACACGCTTTGATGATGCGAAGCACGAAGCGTTGGAGACGTTGGCGAAACGCAGTGGATCGCAGCGGGCGCAGGTGATTGCAGTGGGCGGACAGGTACAAGTGCTGACACAAGTGACAGACGATGGCACTCAGTTGCGATCGGCGCTGGAGAGTGTTCAACCGGGCGATGGTCATGCGAGTTATGGCGAGCTAGCGCGCACGTTGCGTTCGTTGCGAGAGGGTAGCAGGCAGCCTGCGGACTTACATCTATTCAGCGACGTGCAGAAGTCCGCAATGCCTGCGAGTTTTGCGGATATGGTGATGCCGCCGGATGTAGCGCTGACATTGCACCAGGTGGCGAAGGGAAGTCCTACAGAAAACTGGACGGTGGCGAGCGTGGATGCGCCTGCGGAGATTGCCGATGTGAAGGATCCGAAGCAGTCGCGTGCGCGTGTAACGGTCACGGGATTTCATGCACGTGCGGCGAAGAAGAGCGTGTCACTGCTGGTGAATGGACACATTGTCGCCACGAAGCAAGTGGATGTGCCAGAGAATGGCAGCGCCACAGTCGAGTTTGCGCCGCTGGATGTGGCATATGGATTCAACCGTTGCGAAGCGCATATCGATGGCCGTGATTCGTTTGCCGCGGATGACGTGAGCTACTTTGCAATTAGGCGCTCTGATCCGGAGAAGGTGCTGTTTCTGCATGGCATTGGCGACACGCGTTCGGAGGTGTATTACGGCTCGGCGCTGGCTGCTGCGGCGCGTGCTTCGTTCACACTGCAAAGTACCAGTGCGGCGGCCGCGAATGATCTTGATCCTTCACGGTTTGCGTTTGTTGTGTTGTCTGATGCCGTTTCGTTGCCTTCCATCTTTGAACACAACCTGCAGGATTATGTGCAGAAGGGTGGCAATGTGTTGATCGCCTTGGGTACGGCTGCGGGACATCACGCGCGTGTTCCGTTGTGGGGCAGCGACGTGAAGGATACGCGTAGCTACAACGCGAATGCGCCTGCAACGGTAGGACAGGTGGACTTTACGCATCCCGCGCTGCAGGATGCGCAACCGGGGCGTGACAACGGCGGATGGGCCGAAGCGAAGGTCTTTTACGCCGCACAGGTGGATGCGGCAAATGCTCGGGTATTGGCGCGATTGAATGATGGCACGCCGCTGCTGCTGGACCGTGCGATAGGCGAAGGTCATGTGTTGTTGCTGACCACCGGGTTCGACAACTTAACGAACGATCTACCGCTGCATCCTGTGTTTGTGGCGTTCGTGGATCGGAGTGCGCGCTATCTTGCGGGTGCAGAACGGTTAGCTGGTTCTCGCGTGGTGGATAGTTTTGTAACGTTGCGCTCCGGGAATGCGTCGACAGCGAATGTTGAGGTAATTGATCCGGACGCGAAACGAGCACTGTCGTTAGAGGAAGCGCGCACGGCGCAGACGTTCCGCCTGGAGCGCACAGGCTTTTACAGCGTGCATTTTGCCAGCGGCCGGGATGCGGTGATTGGTGTGAATGCGAATCGGCTCGAGAGCGATCTGGAGCCGATGCCGCAGGATCTACAGCAGTTGTGGGCGGGAAGCAATAGCGGCGAGGCGCAGGAAAAAACTGCGGTCGCCGGCGACGCGAAATTTCAGCGCGTGAGCTTGTGGTGGTGGGTTATGCTGCTGGCACTCCTCGTAGCGATTGCGGAGACGGTTCTCTCCGGCAGCTACATGGCCACGCAGCGGGAGGATGCATGA